A single window of Ctenopharyngodon idella isolate HZGC_01 chromosome 24, HZGC01, whole genome shotgun sequence DNA harbors:
- the LOC127507142 gene encoding toll-like receptor 13 — protein sequence MFQNLRNLTVLHLNDNLIANINISAFSPLISLRKVNLSRNHLNQISKVQPLFLLPQLQEVHIGSNNFTSFQTSEVSNISLRLKVLDLFQNPLKVFSVTADIFPHLDNLVLAFIAENMTWDVQDKRYLQSVRFLNLSGIQLPVEKITDLLQTFNSSLASLRLHSLGDVKVKALMRNVCLISSLKFLGLQGNNITSISKDEMQFCTQLTQLDLSNNRLNSVPSVISSLPGLQFLDLTFNHIKSISRVDFANLTQLRTLQMYSNYISFIEDFAFKDLKSLKTLMIGSNRLVLNGYFKKDLQKLTILDLANNKLDSVHRGDFESLKSLKNLSLPDNQISFIEAGSFDGLTNLIFLNLQSNKLSRGSIKDSVFSRLPNLKTLLLNNNYISYDNQKALDYPPFQNLRKLKTLNIFSQGHKGMRYLPSNLFKGLSSLEDLQAENLNINSLDPDTFTYTPYLWVLDLSRNELLSLTTRLFLPLRVLKTLHLSKVGLQSLDFLINANLSKLHLLHVSTNALSVINETLIQSLPTLIYLDLRENYLSCDCTNAWFVNWTISSNDTEVESAYELTCNYPDKIKGHKLLDLDVDSCNVDVGFFCFISTATLVSMTLLGSFLFHFLRWQVVYAYYLLLAFLHDNKQQRKPNGLQYDAFISYNVHDELWVMRELLPQLEGEQGWKLCLHHRDFEPGKPIMDNIVNGIYSSRKTICVISHHYLESEWCSREIQVASFRLFDEKKDVLILVFLEHIPSHQLSPYYRMKRLIQKKTYLRWPKPGEDTRVFWQKLRVALENKDASEMEHPLAGI from the coding sequence ATGTTTCAGAATCTGAGAAATCTCACTGTGTTGCATCTAAATGACAACTTGATCGCAAATATCAACATCTCTGCATTTTCACCCCTGATCAGTTTAAGAAAAGTAAATCTGTCCAGAAatcatctgaaccaaataagcaAAGTTCAGCCGCTCTTTTTATTACCACAATTACAGGAAGTGCACATTGGGAGCAATAACTTCACCTCTTTTCAGACCTCGGAGGTGTCCAACATATCTTTGAGACTGAAAGTCCTGGATTTATTTCAGAATCCTTTGAAAGTGTTCAGTGTCACTGCAGATATTTTCCCTCACCTGGATAATTTGGTCTTGGCTTTTATTGCTGAAAACATGACATGGGATGTGCAGGACAAAAGGTATCTTCAAAGTGTGCGATTTCTAAATCTAAGTGGAATACAGTTGCCAGTGGAGAAGATCACAGATCTCCTGCAAACCTTCAACTCTTCTTTGGCCAGCCTGAGGCTACACTCTCTAGGGGATGTAAAGGTCAAAGCTTTGATGAGGAACGTCTGTCTGATTTCTTCTCTGAAATTTCTGGGCTTGCAGGGGAACAACATTACATCCATATCAAAAGATGAGATGCAGTTCTGCACACAGTTAACCCAGCTGGATCTGTCCAACAACAGACTGAACAGCGTTCCTTCTGTCATCAGCAGCCTGCCAGGTCTTCAGTTTTTGGACCTCACCTTCAACCATATAAAGAGCATAAGTCGTGTTGATTTTGCCAACTTAACCCAATTACGAACCCTTCAGATGTACAGTAATTATATATCTTTTATTGAGGACTTTGCTTTTAAAGATCTGAAAAGCTTAAAAACTTTAATGATTGGATCTAACAGACTCGTTCTCAAcggatattttaaaaaagatctTCAAAAACTTACGATTTTGGATCTAGCAAATAACAAGCTGGACTCGGTCCATAGGGGAGATTTTGAGTCCTTAAAATCACTGAAGAATTTGTCTCTTCCAGACAATCAAATCTCATTTATTGAAGCGGGGTCCTTCGATGGATTGACAAATTTAATTTTCCTGAATTTGCAATCAAACAAGCTCTCTCGGGGTTCGATAAAAGACTCTGTGTTCTCCAGACTCCCAAACCTGAAAACCCTTCTGttgaacaataactatatttcATACGACAACCAGAAGGCTCTTGATTATCCACCCTTTCAAAATCTGAGAAAGCTAAAGACTCTGAACATTTTTAGCCAAGGTCATAAAGGAATGCGTTATCTGCCCTCAAACCTTTTCAAGGGACTGTCGTCTTTGGAAGACCTTCAAGCAGAGAATCTCAATATAAATTCTTTAGATCCAGACACATTCACTTACACTCCTTATCTGTGGGTACTGGATCTCAGCAGGAATGAACTCCTTTCACTCACTACGAGATTATTTCTGCCCCTCCGGGTCCTCAAGACACTCCACCTGTCCAAAGTTGGCTTACAATCTTTGGACTTTCTCATTAATGCAAATCTCAGTAAACTGCATCTGTTGCATGTAAGCACAAATGCCTTATCAGTCATTAATGAGACCTTGATCCAGTCTCTGCCGACACTGATTTACCTTGATCTACGAGAAAATTATCTCTCATGTGACTGTACCAATGCCTGGTTCGTCAACTGGACCATCAGTAGCAATGACACAGAAGTCGAGAGTGCTTATGAACTCACGTGCAATTACCCAGACAAAATCAAAGGACATAAACTCCTGGATCTTGATGTAGATTCATGTAACGTAGATGTGGGGTTCTTCTGTTTCATTTCCACAGCCACACTAGTGTCAATGACCCTTCTCGGCTCTTTTCTCTTTCACTTCCTCAGATGGCAGGTTGTTTATGCATACTACCTTCTCCTTGCTTTTCTCCATGATAACAAACAGCAGAGAAAGCCCAACGGTCTGCAGTATGATGCTTTTATTTCCTATAATGTTCATGATGAATTGTGGGTAATGAGGGAACTGTTGCCTCAGTTGGAAGGTGAGCAGGGCTGGAAGTTGTGTCTGCATCACAGGGACTTTGAACCAGGCAAACCTATCATGGATAATATTGTTAATGGCATTTATAGTAGTCGCAAAACCATCTGTGTGATTAGCCATCACTACTTGGAAAGTGAGTGGTGTTCCCGAGAGATCCAGGTTGCTAGTTTCCGTCTCTTTGATGAGAAAAAAGACGTTCTCATCCTGGTGTTCCTGGAGCATATTCCCAGTCATCAGCTGTCTCCGTACTACAGAATGAAGAGACTAATCCAGAAGAAGACCTATCTCCGCTGGCCTAAACCCGGAGAGGACACCAGGGTCTTCTGGCAGAAACTCAGAGTCGCTCTGGAAAACAAAGACGCCTCAGAAATGGAGCATCCATTGGCTGGGATTTAG
- the LOC127507145 gene encoding uncharacterized protein LOC127507145: MPEQNEKRSADRNIVHCLRCYKPQDNLSVHLARVCMKTSTSEERVEELQKAKASSKEWIRNNRTWNYRQLCELLPHRRSRITLVKELLQRGFFILNLPQESEMVLEPEDDDDDDDAATTDTSSRDPPTTPSSVRIKMKEAGLHHKFPAQAKFLVGFKEYLTKSLKVPNWQQEVDNVSRFLRYMQPTGSKLSLDFLSKSTETQDFLMALRRADMRSATILNYIKSIIRFLEYLTARRDLRKKIPQLRKNCRSYADMLKTLRKTVSKTNEDKTCDSRQCAKGAPGIKDCQQILQVAKPDFLRIHGDLLKGKELSSTDKTLYRYYCEALLVFRHLQRPGAVEGLTDADWVERVAQGGRVVIGVRKEKTASVQIALTKEEETCLQLYYRQIRPKNIGLEKFCQGFFVSSSSDTVHSVSQDMNRLHEIYKLAPFKSQDVRRAAGKAAQKLPAPQQEAVNHYLAHSAGAAQQDRTPQDVVDAAELLDSLAGTSSDDTSFLAELGTAVSGSQKDFCAFVTRFPVSLEGQPPTKRQRVDSGFPEDRVFYDKWRATQYAQREEYLLSHFTHRKPSAAKVARLIAQEGWKANYPKPEEIERLWKPAPSGTVETNEVIIKCVSEQTWTGLAIKDFGAEEGLGVVATRPISKGDIVCDYHGKVIPAAEGMAMIQGLHDRARNLFFFRAGQRDLCVDAHTVPCECHPDTDTVGRRIKRSSTRPNLEPFHCQLKVNGEDRDVILFTALQDISIDTQLKFYSGVVRRSFLGLELDWLDE; the protein is encoded by the exons ATGCCTGAACAAAACGAGAAGAG GTCTGCTGATCGCAACATTGTGCACTGTTTGCGGTGCTACAAGCCTCAGGACAACCTCTCTGTTCACCTGGCCAGGGTGTGCATGAAGACCAGCACGTCAGAGGAGCGTGTGGAAGAGCTGCAGAAGGCCAAGGCTTCCAGCAAAGAGTGGATCCGTAACAACAGGACGTGGAATTACAGACAGCTCTGTGAGCTCCTGCCCCACAGACGCTCTCGGATCACCCTGGTGAAGGAGCTTCTTCAGCGTGGGTTCTTCATCTTGAACCTGCCCCAGGAGTCAGAGATGGTCCTAGAGcctgaagatgatgatgatgatgatgatgctgccaccaccgaCACATCCTCCAGAGATCCTCCAACCACGCCCTCCTCTGTGAGGATAAAGATGAAGGAGGCCGGTCTGCATCATAAGTTCCCTGCGCAAGCCAAGTTCCTGGTGGGATTTAAAGAGTACCTGACGAAGTCACTGAAGGTgcccaactggcagcaggag GTTGACAACGTGTCCCGTTTCCTGCGGTACATGCAGCCCACCGGGAGTAAGCTGTCTCTGGACTTCCTCTCCAAGAGCACTGAGACCCAGGACTTCCTGATGGCCCTGCGGCGCGCGGACATGCGGTCAGCCACCATCCTCAATTACATCAAGAGCATTATACGGTTCTTGGAATACTTGACGGCAAGGCGGGATCTGCGGAAAAAAATCCCACAGCTCCGGAAAAACTGCAGGAGCTACGCTGACATGCTGAAGACTCTGCGGAAGACCGTATCCAAGACCAATGAGGACAAGACCTGCGACTCCAG ACAGTGTGCTAAGGGCGCTCCCGGCATTAAAGATTGCCAGCAGATCTTACAAGTGGCAAAGCCGGACTTCCTCCGGATCCACGGGGATCTACTGAAGGGGAAAGAGCTCTCAAGCACAGACAAGACGCTCTATCGTTACTACTGTGAGGCGCTCCTGGTCTTCCGTCACTTGCAGCGTCCAGGAGCTGTTGAAGGACTGACT GACGCAGACTGGGTGGAGAGGGTCGCACAGGGTGGTAGGGTGGTGATCGGCGTGAGGAAAGAGAAAACTGCAAGTGTACAAATCGCCCTGACGAAAGAGGAGGAAACT TGTCTGCAGCTGTACTACAGGCAGATCCGGCCTAAAAACATTGGGCTGGAAAAATTCTGCCagggtttttttgtttcatcGTCCAGTGATACAGTCCATAGTGTGTCACAGGACATGAACAGACTCCATGAAAT TTATAAGCTGGCCCCTTTCAAGAGCCAGGATGTGAGGAGGGCTGCTGGGAAGGCGGCGCAGAAGCTCCCGGCACCACAACAGGAGGCTGTGAATCATTACCTGGCCCATAGCGCTGGTGCGGCCCAGCAGGACAGAACGCCGCAGGATGTGGTGGACGCAGCTGAGCTGCTGGACTCGTTGGCTGG CACTTCTTCAGACGACACCTCCTTCCTAGCTGAACTAGGCACGGCTGTATCCGGTTCGCAGAAAGACTTCTGTGCTTTCGTGACCAGATTCCCCGTGTCTCTGGAGGGCCAGCCACCGACCAAAAGACAGCGGGTCGATTCAGGCTTTCCTGAAGACCGTGTCTTTTATGACAAGTGGCGGGCCACCCAGTACGCCCAGAGAGAGGAGTATCTGCTGT CACACTTCACACACCGCAAGCCTTCGGCCGCAAAGGTGGCGAGACTGATCGCGCAGGAGGGGTGGAAGGCCAACTACCCCAAGCCTGAAGAAATCGAGCGCTTGTGGAAACCGGCTCCCAGCGGCACCGTTGAGACCAATGAGGTCATAATAAAATGTGTGTCAGAGCAGACCTGGACTGGCCTGGCCATTAAAGACTTCGGTGCCGAGGAAGGTCTAG GAGTGGTTGCAACCCGACCGATTTCTAAAGGTGACATTGTGTGCGACTATCATGGGAAGGTGATCCCAGCAGCCGAAGGGATGGCCATGATTCAGGGCCTTCATGACCGGGCCAGGaacctgttcttcttcagagcCGGACAGCGAGACCTGTGTGTCGACGCTCACACTGTCCCCTGCGAGTGCCACCCTGACACAGACACCGTTGGCAGAAGGATTAAACGCTCCTCTACGAGGCCCAACCTGGAGCCCTTCCACTGCCAGCTGAAGGTGAATGGAGAGGACCGCGATGTCATCCTCTTCACAGCGCTGCAGGACATCAGCATTGACACGCAGCTGAAGTTTTACTCTGGAGTGGTGAGGAGGTCTTTCCTTGGCCTGGAACTGGACTGGCTGGATGAGTAG